GGCCGGTGTCGCCGCCCAGGTTCCGGTCGTGGGACCGCTCATGGGGGTGTTCTTCGGGGCCGAGCCGGTGACCGACTACGAGGGTGCGCAGGCGTCGGCAGCAGGTGGACAGTACGCCCGCTTCTTCCACAGCATGCTGGCGCGGGGCGTGACCCTGGCCCCAGGGCCCTACGAGGCGATCTTTCCCAGCCTGGCCCACACCGAGGCGGACCTCGCGGGCACCGTCGAGGCCGCAGCCGAGGCCGCGGCCGAGCTGCGGGGCAGCCAGCTTCCATAAGGTCGCTGTTCCACCTTTTGTCGAAAGCTGCCGTCTTCGGCGCGGCCGCGTCGCCCGCTTTCGACGTAAGGCGGAACAGAGCGGACAACGGCACCGACGGCCGGGCCGCCGCGTCGGGCGCTAGGCCCGGCGGGCCAGCGCCGCCACCGCCCGGTAGGCGGCCTCGGCGGGCCCCAGCTCATCGGGGCGCAGCAGGTTGGCCATGATGCGCAGCACCCACTCCATGAGCGTGCGGCTGTGCATGCCGGTGCCCACCAGCGCCCGCATCAGCTGGGGTCGGCCGATGATCTGCACGAACGCCTGCGCTACCCGGTAGTAGAGCCCGTAGCGGTGCTCGAGGGCCGACTCGTAGGCACGGAGGGCGCCGTCGTCGCCGGTGGCGAGGGCCTGGCCGATCGCGGCGGCGGCGAGGCGGCCGGTCTCGTAGGCGTAGGCGATGCCCTCGCCATTGAACGGGTTGATCGCTCCCGCGGCGTCCCCCACGACCAGGTATCCGGGGCCCGAGTGGGGACCGACGGACAGGCCCATCGGCAACCGCCCACCGGTGGGTGCGCCACAGGACGTGGCCCGCGAGAGCTCCCAGGACGGGGGAGCCGTCTCGACAAAAGCTGCCATGAGCTCGGTGGTGTTCACGCCCGCCCAGCGGTCAGAGGTGGAGAGCAGCCCGACGCCCACATTGACGCGACCGTCGCCCAGCGGGAAGACCCAGCCGTACCCGGGCAGGACTTGACCATCCCGGTCGCGCACGTCGAGGTGGGACTCGATCCAGGGCTCGTCGTGTCGGGGCGAGCGGTAGTAGCCGCGGAGCGCCATGCCCAGCGCAAGGGCGCGATCCCTGCTCGTGCCCAGCGCCCGCCCGAACCGGGAGTTGGCACCGTCGGACACGACCACGTAGCGGGCGCTGATCTCGTCGACGCCACCGCCGCCGCTGTTCGTCACCACGGCGCCCCGAACGCGGCCGTCCTCTAGCACCGGCGCCGTGGCCTCTGCGCCCTGCCGCAGGGCGGCGCCGGCCTTCTGGGCCCGCTCGGCCACGACATGGTCCAGGTCACGGCGGGTCACCACGTAACCGTGAGACGGGAGATCGGGGTGATCGGGCCAGGCCAGCTCGAGCTCCCGGCCGAAGGCGACGGCCCGGAGGCCGTCATAGCGATGGAAGCCCGCCAGCTCCTGGGCCAGGCCCATGTCCTCGAGCTGGCGAACCGAGCGAGGGGTGAGCCCGTCTCCGCAGGTCTTCTCCCTCGGAAAGCGCTTGCGCTCGAGCAGCAGCACGTCGTAGCCGGCGTCGGCCAGCCAGTAGGCGCAGGCTGACCCCGAGGGACCCGCTCCCACCACCAGTACGTCGTGGGGATGACCGACCCGAGTGCTCACCGGGACGACTCTAGGACGGCCGGAGGGGGGCGGCGCCGATCTGACCGCCTTCGAGGGGCCGTGGTACAAAGGCGACGAGGTCCGACGATATGGCCCTCGCCACCAGGGGGGCGACCCACCGATGGATAACTACCTGCCGATCGTCTGCATGTTCGTCCTGTCGATCGTCTTCGCCGCGCTCTCGTTTCTGGCGTCCTCCCTGCTGGGACCCAAGCGGCCGACCAGCGCCAAGGCGACTCCCTACGAGTGCGGCATCGTGCCGGACCGTGAGCCGGCTGAGCGGTTCCCGGTGCGTTTCTACCTCGTCGCCATGGTCTTCATCGTCATCGACATCGAGATCATCTTCCTGTACCCGTGGGCGGTCATCTTCCGCCAGCTGAACACCTTCGGTCTGGTCGAGATGGTCCTCTTCGCCGTGGCCGTGCTCTTGTCGTTCATCTACCTCATCAGCAACGGCGCCCTCGACTGGGGCCCCGTCAAGCGCCTCCGACCGCTGCCGGGGACGACGACAGAGCGGACCACCGACACGACGATCCGTCGCATCAGCCAGGACACCGGCGAGGCGGCCTGACCATGGGGCTCGAGAGCCTCAACCACAACTTCCTCACCGGCAGCCTCGAGAACCTGGTGAAGTGGGCTCGGCGCAACAGCGTGTGGCCGGCCACCTTCGGGCTCGCCTGCTGTGCCATCGAGATGATGTCCGCCGGGGCGGCCGACTACGACCTCGCCCGCTTCGGCATGGAGGTCTTCCGGGCGTCGCCCCGGCAGGCCGACCTCATGATCGTCGCCGGCCGGGTCTCGCAGAAGATGGCTCCCGTGCTGCGCCAGGTCTACGACCAGATGCCCGAGCCCAAGTGGGTGATCTCGATGGGGGTGTGCGCCTCCACCGGCGGCATGTTCAACAACTACGCCATCGTCCAGGGCGTCGATCAGGTCGTCCCGGTCGATGTCTACACGCCGGGGTGCCCACCGACCCCTGAGACACTGCTGCACTCGATCCTCACCCTGCACGAGCAGATCCGCACCGGCGAGATCACCCGCCGGCGGCAGGCCTCCGGTGCCGGTGCCGAGCTACAGGTCGAGGAGCGAGCCCCGGTCCACGTGGGGACCCCTCGCTGATGGAGACGGCCACCGCCGAGGTGATCCACCCGTCTCGCGACGACTACCTGCAGGTCGTCGCCGGGCTCAAGGACGAGGGCTTCGAGATGTGCGTCGACGTGTGCGGCGTGGACTACCTCATCCATCCCGGTCGCACCCTGCCGCCCGATGTCGATCCGGAGCGCTTCGAGGTGGTGGTGAACCTCGTCTCGATGGAGCACCGCCGGCGCGTGCGGATCCGGGTGCAGGTGCCGGAGTCCGATCCGACGATCCCCTCGCTGTTCGGTCTCTACCCCGGCGTCGAGGCCCCCGAGCGCGAGACGTTCGACATGTTCGGGATCCGCTTCGCCGATCATCCCGACATGACCCGGATCCTCATGCCCGAGGACTGGGAGGGGCATCCGCTGCGCAAGGACTACTCGGTCGGGCGGGTGCCGGTCCAGTTCAAGGAAGCCCCCGGACCCCGTTGAGGCGACGATGAGCCACACCGAAGACGAGAGCCGCCTGGTCGCCGAGACCTCCGAGGGCACCCAGGAGATGCTCTCGCGCGAGGGCACGACGCCAACCGAGCGGCACATCGAGGAAGGCGACATTCTGGGTCGGTCTGAGGGGGCGACCGCCCTCGACGCCGGCGACATCGACATCGAAGTCGGCGAAGACGAGACCATGATCATCAACATGGGTCCCCAGCACCCATCGACCCACGGCGTGCTGAGGATCATGATGGAGCTCGACGGCGAGACGGTGCTCCGGGCCAAGCCGATCATCGGCTACCTGCACACCGGTATGGAGAAGACGGGGGAGGATCTCACCTACATCCAGGGCGCGACCAACGTGACGCGCATGGACTACCTCTCTCCGCTCCACAACGAGCTGGTCTTCTCACTTGCGACCGAGGCCCTGCTGGGCGTCGAGATACCGGAGCGGGCGACGTGGATCCGGATGCTCATGATCGAGCTCAACCGTGTCTCGTCGCACCTGCTCTGGTTGGCCACCAACGGCATGGACCTCGCGGCCACGTCGATGATGATCTACGGCTTCCGGGAGCGCGAGGTGGTGCTCGACTTCCTGGAGAAGGTCACCGGCCTGCGTATGAACCACAACTACATCCGCCCGGGAGGCGTGGCGGCTGATCTCCCTGATGGCTGGCAGGACGACGTCGAAGCCATCTGCCAGGCCATCCCACCCCGCCTGGCCGAGTACGACGACCTCTTCACGGGCCAGCCCATCTTCCGGGAGCGCACCGAGGGCGTGGGGACGATCAGCGCCGAGGCCGCCATCGCCTCCTCGGCCACGGGGCCCATTCTCCGGTCCACCGGCGTGCCCTGGGACCTTCGGCGGACGATGCCGTACCTGTTCTACGACCAGGTCGACTTCGATGTCGTGGTGGGGAGCTACGGCGACAGCTTCGACCGCTACGCCGTGCGCCTGAACGAGATCCGGGAGTCAATCCGCATCATCCGCCAGGTTGCCAACCGCATGCCGGAGGGTGACTACCGGACCCAGGACAAGAAAGTCACGCCGCCTCCCAGGGCCCGCATCGACGAGTCGATGGAAGCCCTGATCCACCACTTCAAGATCTTCACCGAGGGCTTCAAGGTGCCCGAGGGCGAGGTGTACGTCGCCATCGAGTCGCCCCGCGGCGAGCTCGGCTGCTATCTCGTCTCCGACGGCTCCCCCAAGCCCTACCGGCTCCATATCCGGGCGCCGTCGTTCAACAACCTCCAGAGCATGGCGACGATGGTCCACGGCGGCCTGGTGGCCGACGCCGTCGCCATCATCTCCTCCATCGACCCCATCTTGGGCGAGGTCGACCGCTGATGGCCCGTCTCACTGCCGAGACCGTGGCGCAGGCCCGGGAGCTCATGTCGCTGTACCCCGACTCGCGTTCGGCGCTCGTGCCCATCTGCCACCTGGCCCAGGCCCAGGAGGGCTGGCTCAACCCCGAGGCCATGGAGCACATCGCCGAGATCATGGAGCTCACCCCGGCCGAGGTGCTGGGCACGGCCAGCTTCTACGAGATGCTGCGCACCGAGCCGGTGGGCCGCTACATGGTGTCGGTGTGCACCAACATCGCCTGCCTCCTGAACGGCGGCTACGAGCTCCTCGAGCACGCCGAGGAACGACTCGACATCAGCGTCGGGGCCACCACGCCCGACGGCATGTTCACCATCGAGGAAGCCGAGTGCATCGCCTACTGCGACCGGGCGCCGTGCCTGCAGGTGAACCACCGCTTCTTCGGGCCGGTCAGCGACGAGCGCTTCGACACGCTGGTCGAGGACCTGGCGTCGGGCCGCCTCGATGACGACGTGCCGCCCCACGGGGTGCTCTGCCGCGTGCGCCGGGAGGGCGGGCTTGCCGTCCCGGCCGAGCAGGTAAGGGCCGAGCGGGCCGCGGCCGACCAGGCCCGGGACGAGCGTGCTGCGGCCGCCCAGGCCGAGAGGTCCTGATGGCGCTCACCGAGGTCGCACCGATCGTCACCGCGCGTCTGCGCCATCCCGACTCGCACACCCTCGAGCGCTACCTGGCCACCGGCGGTTACGACGGGCTGCGTCGGGCCCTGCGCATGGAGCCGGAGCAGGTCGCCGAGGAGGTGAACGCGGCCAGTTTGCTCGGCCGCGGCGGTGCTGGCTTCCCCGCGGGGCGCAAGTGGTCGATGCTGCGCAAGGCGCCGGTGCGCTACCTCGTGGTCAACGGGGACGAGAGCGAGCCGGCGACCTTCAAGGACCACCTGCTCATCGAGCGCGATCCGCACGCCATCATCGAAGGCACCCTGATCGCCGCCTACGCCAACCAGGTGACCCAGGCCTTCATCTTCGTGCGCGGCGAGTTCGCTCTCGGGCTCGAGCGCATGCAAGGCGCGCTCAACGAGGCCTACGCCCACGGCGCCGTCGGCCGGGACATCTTCGGTTCGGGCTTCTCAGTCGACGTGGTCCTGCATCCCGGCGCGGGGGCCTACATCGCCGGTGAGGAGACGGGGCTCCTGGAGAGCCTCGAGGGCAAGCGGGCCTTCCCCCGTATCAAGCCGCCGTACTTCCCTGCAGCCATCGGGCTCTACGGCGAGCCGACCGTCGTCAACAACACCGAGACGATGGCCAACCTGCCCTGGATCGTGCAGCACGGCGGGCACGCCTTCGCCGCCCTGGGCCAAGGCAGCTCCACCGGCACGCGCTTGTTCGCACTCTCGGGCCACGTCCGCCGACCGGGCAACTACGAGCTGGAGATGGCCAAGACCACCTTCCGTGATCTCATCTTCGCCCCCGTCCTCGGCGGTGGCGTGCGGGGCGGTCGCCAGCTCAAGGCCTTCATTCCCGGCGGGGTCTCGGCGCCCTGGTTCGGGCCCGATCAGATCGATCTGCCCCTCAGCCAGGACGAGGTGGGCAAGGCCGGCTCCATGTTGGGCTCCGGCTCGGTGGTCGTCATGGACGACCAGACCTGCGTGGTGCGGGCCGCCTGGCGCATCGTCCGCTTCTTCTACCGCGAGTCCTGCGGCCAGTGCACCCCCTGTCGCGAGGGTGCGGGCTGGATCGAGAAGGTGGTCCGGCGCATCGAGGAGGGCTCGGGCCGGGAGCAGGACCTCGATCTTCTTCTCGACGTGTGCGACAACATCTCCCCGGGTTTGTCCTGGCCGCCGCAGCAGACCACCATCTGCGTCCTGGGGCCCTCGATCCCGTCGTCGATCGTGTGGGCCATTCGCATGTTTCGAGACGAGTTCCTCGTGCACATCAAGGAAGGTGCCTGCCCGTATGGCTGACACCGCCACGGACACGCTGTCGATCGTCGTGGACGGCCGCCCGGTCGAGGCCAGGCCGGGCGAGATGGTGATCGCGGCAGCCGAGCGGGCCGGGACCTACATCCCGAGGTTCTGCTACCACCCCCGGATGCGGTCGGTCGGGATGTGCCGCATGTGCCTGGTCGAGATCAGGGGCCCGCGCGGGTACTCGCTCCAGCCGGCGTGCTTCGTCGCCGTGGCCGACGGCCAGGAGGTCCGGACCACCTCCGACAAGGTGAAGAAGGCCCAGGACGGCGTGCTCGAGTTCCTGCTCATCAACCACCCCCTCGACTGCCCGGTCTGCGACAAGGGCGGGGAGTGCCCTCTGCAGGACCAGACCCTCGCGTACGGTCCCGGGGAGAGCCGCTTCGTCGAGGAGAAGCGGCATTTCGCCAAACCGATCGCCATCAGCAGCTTGGTGGACCTGGATCGCGAGCGCTGCATCCAGTGTGACCGCTGTACCCGCTTCGCCACCGAGCACGCCGGCGAGCCCCTGATCAACTTCATCGGCCGGGGCGACCACATCGAGGTCAACACCTACCCCGACCATCCCTTCGCCTCGTATTTCAGCGGCAACACGGTGCAGATCTGCCCGGTGGGCGCCCTCACCGCCACGCCCTACCGGTTCAAGGCCCGGCCGTGGGACCTCGAGCAGGTCGAGAGCACGTGCACCTCATGCGCCGTGGGCTGCCGGGTCGTGGCGCAGTCGTCCTCCAACCGCCTCACGCGCTACCTGGGCGTCGATTCCGACCCGGTGAACCAGTCCTGGCTGTGCGACAAGGGCCGGTTCGACTTCGAAGCGGTCAACAGCGACGACCGCCTGACCCACCCCCTGGTGCGCAAGGGCGACGAGCTGGCCGAGGTCTCATGGGACGAGGCCCTGTCGGCGGCGGCCGAGGGCCTGGCCGGGGCCAGGGAGCGCGGGGGTCCGCAGTCGATCGGTGTCATCGGCGGCGCCCGGCTCCCCAATGAGGACGCCTACGCCTGGGCCAAGCTGGCCAAGGCGGTCATCGGTACCGACTCGGTCGACGCCCAGCTCGGCGACGGCCTGCCCGCCGAGGTGGTGCTGGGCCTGCCCAGGGCGACGATCGACCAGGCCTGCTCGGCCGACGCTCTCGTCCTGCTGGCGCCCGATGTGCGCGAGGAGCTGCCGGTGCTCTATCTGCGCCTGCGGGAGGCCGCCGTCGAGCGGGGGGTCCCGGTAATCGAGCTCACGGCGCTGCCGACGGCAATGACGCGCTATGCCACCGTCTCGCTCACCTATCGACCGGGCGACGTGGCAGCGCTGGCACGCTCCCTCGTGGCCCCCGACACCACCGACGGCGCCGGCGCCGGTCAGGACCCGCTCTCGGTCGCCCGTGGCATCCTGCGGGGCCGGGACGGCGCGGGTCCCGGTGCCGACGGATCGGGGGTCGTGGTGGTACTCGGCCGCCCGTCGGTCGCCGAGGCCGACGACATGATGGACGAAGCGGCGGCCGCCCTGTTCGGGGCGTGGCCAGAGGCCCGCTTCCTACCGGCCCTCCGGCGGTCGAACGTCCTGGGTGCCCTCGACATGGGTCTCGCCCCGGGCATCCTGCCCGGTCGGGTCTCCTTGGACGAGGGGCGGGCGTGGTACACGGCGGCGTGGGGCGCGGTGCCCGAAGAGCGGGGCCTGGACAGCGCGGGCATCCTGTCGGCCGCGGCCGAGCAGCGCGTGGGGGCATTGGTCCTCCTCGGCGCCGATCCCCTCACCGACTTCCCCGATCGCCAGCTCGCCCAGCGGGGGATGGCCGGTGCCGGGTTCGTCGTCGCCGTCGACGCCTTTCTGAACGAGTCCTCGGGGCAGGCCGACGTGATCCTGCCCGCCGCGATCTACGCCGAGCGGCCCGGCACCACGACCAACCTCGAAGGACGCATCAGCCGCCTGGGCCAGAAGCTCGTGGGACCGGGCGTGACCCGTCCCGACTGGATGATCGCCGCCGAGCTGGCGGCTCGCCTCGGCGGCGACCTCGGGACCGACACCGTGGAGGCCATCTGGGACGAGGTCGAGCGAGTGGCGCCCTCCCACACCGGCATCACCCGCCATCTGATCGGCGAGCGTCGCGCCGCCGACGGCATCGTGGCTCCGATCCCGAGCGTCCCTGTCCGGCTCGAGGTCGGCACCGGACATCCGGGCGGCGCGCCGCCGGTCCACTCCGGCGCGACCGACACCGGAGCTGGCTCCACCCAGCCGCCGCCGGGTCCCATCGACCCCATGGCCACGCCGGGTATCGGCGGCATCGAGAGCCAGGGCATCCCCAACATCGCCGGGGCGCCCAGGTCAGCCGACGGCGCTGCTGACGCTCCCGAGGGCGCCAACGACGCTGACTCGGCGAGCGAGCGGCCGCCGCTCCTGCGCTTCACCCCGGCCAAGCCGCGCCCGGTCCCGGCACCGGACAGCTATGCGCTGCGCCTCGTCACCCGTCGCCGCCTCTACGACAAGGGGACGCTCGTGCAGGCCTGCCCCTCGCTGGCCGACCTCGCCCCCGCCCCGGCCCTCCGGGCGAACCCCTACGACCTCGATCGCCTGGGCGTGCAGACCGGTGGTCGGGTTCGGGTCCGCGCCGGCCAGGCCCTGGTGATGGAGGCGCTCGCCGACACCGACGTCCCCCGAGGCGTCGCCGTGGTCGACCTCGACCTGGCCGAGGAGGGGGCCGAGGACCTCATCGACAGCGCCCGAGCGGTCACCGACGTCCGCCTGGAGACGATCTGATGGGTGACCCGCTCTTCTCGCACGGCGTCGACCCCTGGGTCTTCCTCATCGTGGCGGTCAAGGTCATCGTGGCCTTCGTCGCGCTGCTGGTGTCGGTGCTGCTCATGATCTGGTTCGAGCGCAAGGTCATCTCCGACATGCAGAGCAGGATCGGTCCCAACCGGGCGGGGCCCTGGGGGATCCTCCAGACCATGGCCGACGGGGTCAAGCTGTTCTTCAAGGAGGGCCTGCGCCCGGACGGCTCCGACCGCGCCGTCTTCTACCTGGCGCCCTACCTCGCGGTCGTGCCCGCCTTCGTGATCTTCACGATCATCCCGATCGGCGGGGTGGTCACGGTCTTCGGGCACACGACCGAGCTTCAGGTGGCCGACCCGCAGATCGGGATCCTGCTCCTCCTGGCCATGTCGTCGGTGGCGGTGTACGGCCTGATGCTGGCCGGCTGGGCATCCGGCTCGAAGTACCCCCTCCTCGGCGCGGTCCGGGCCTCGGCCCAGATGGTCTCCTACGAGGCGGCAATGGGCCTGTCGACGGCAGCGGCCGTTCTCATCACCGGCTCGCTGTCCACCCGCGACATCGTCGAGTCGCAGAACGGCAGCCTCTACGGGTTCCTGCCCAACTGGAACGTGCTCCGGCTCGGCGTCGTGCCCTTTGCCATCTTCTTCATCGCCGTGACGGCGGAGGTGAACCGGCCTCCCTTCGACCTGGTGGAGGGCGAGCAGGAGCTGGTCGGAGGGTTCCACACCGAGTACTCCTCGGTGCGCTTCGCCCTGTTCTTCCTGGCCGAGTTCATGAACACCATCACGATGTCGGCCATCGTCGTGACCCTGTTCTTCGGGGGACCGGACGGTCCCGCCCCTCATTTCGTGCGGTGGCTGTGGCCGATCCTCTGGTTCGTCGGCAAG
The window above is part of the Acidimicrobiales bacterium genome. Proteins encoded here:
- a CDS encoding aspartate aminotransferase family protein; protein product: AGVAAQVPVVGPLMGVFFGAEPVTDYEGAQASAAGGQYARFFHSMLARGVTLAPGPYEAIFPSLAHTEADLAGTVEAAAEAAAELRGSQLP
- a CDS encoding geranylgeranyl reductase family protein, with translation MSTRVGHPHDVLVVGAGPSGSACAYWLADAGYDVLLLERKRFPREKTCGDGLTPRSVRQLEDMGLAQELAGFHRYDGLRAVAFGRELELAWPDHPDLPSHGYVVTRRDLDHVVAERAQKAGAALRQGAEATAPVLEDGRVRGAVVTNSGGGGVDEISARYVVVSDGANSRFGRALGTSRDRALALGMALRGYYRSPRHDEPWIESHLDVRDRDGQVLPGYGWVFPLGDGRVNVGVGLLSTSDRWAGVNTTELMAAFVETAPPSWELSRATSCGAPTGGRLPMGLSVGPHSGPGYLVVGDAAGAINPFNGEGIAYAYETGRLAAAAIGQALATGDDGALRAYESALEHRYGLYYRVAQAFVQIIGRPQLMRALVGTGMHSRTLMEWVLRIMANLLRPDELGPAEAAYRAVAALARRA
- the ndhC gene encoding NADH-quinone oxidoreductase subunit A, encoding MDNYLPIVCMFVLSIVFAALSFLASSLLGPKRPTSAKATPYECGIVPDREPAERFPVRFYLVAMVFIVIDIEIIFLYPWAVIFRQLNTFGLVEMVLFAVAVLLSFIYLISNGALDWGPVKRLRPLPGTTTERTTDTTIRRISQDTGEAA
- a CDS encoding NADH-quinone oxidoreductase subunit B family protein, with amino-acid sequence MGLESLNHNFLTGSLENLVKWARRNSVWPATFGLACCAIEMMSAGAADYDLARFGMEVFRASPRQADLMIVAGRVSQKMAPVLRQVYDQMPEPKWVISMGVCASTGGMFNNYAIVQGVDQVVPVDVYTPGCPPTPETLLHSILTLHEQIRTGEITRRRQASGAGAELQVEERAPVHVGTPR
- a CDS encoding NADH-quinone oxidoreductase subunit C codes for the protein METATAEVIHPSRDDYLQVVAGLKDEGFEMCVDVCGVDYLIHPGRTLPPDVDPERFEVVVNLVSMEHRRRVRIRVQVPESDPTIPSLFGLYPGVEAPERETFDMFGIRFADHPDMTRILMPEDWEGHPLRKDYSVGRVPVQFKEAPGPR
- a CDS encoding NADH-quinone oxidoreductase subunit D, producing MSHTEDESRLVAETSEGTQEMLSREGTTPTERHIEEGDILGRSEGATALDAGDIDIEVGEDETMIINMGPQHPSTHGVLRIMMELDGETVLRAKPIIGYLHTGMEKTGEDLTYIQGATNVTRMDYLSPLHNELVFSLATEALLGVEIPERATWIRMLMIELNRVSSHLLWLATNGMDLAATSMMIYGFREREVVLDFLEKVTGLRMNHNYIRPGGVAADLPDGWQDDVEAICQAIPPRLAEYDDLFTGQPIFRERTEGVGTISAEAAIASSATGPILRSTGVPWDLRRTMPYLFYDQVDFDVVVGSYGDSFDRYAVRLNEIRESIRIIRQVANRMPEGDYRTQDKKVTPPPRARIDESMEALIHHFKIFTEGFKVPEGEVYVAIESPRGELGCYLVSDGSPKPYRLHIRAPSFNNLQSMATMVHGGLVADAVAIISSIDPILGEVDR
- a CDS encoding NAD(P)H-dependent oxidoreductase subunit E, which gives rise to MARLTAETVAQARELMSLYPDSRSALVPICHLAQAQEGWLNPEAMEHIAEIMELTPAEVLGTASFYEMLRTEPVGRYMVSVCTNIACLLNGGYELLEHAEERLDISVGATTPDGMFTIEEAECIAYCDRAPCLQVNHRFFGPVSDERFDTLVEDLASGRLDDDVPPHGVLCRVRREGGLAVPAEQVRAERAAADQARDERAAAAQAERS
- the nuoF gene encoding NADH-quinone oxidoreductase subunit NuoF, with the protein product MALTEVAPIVTARLRHPDSHTLERYLATGGYDGLRRALRMEPEQVAEEVNAASLLGRGGAGFPAGRKWSMLRKAPVRYLVVNGDESEPATFKDHLLIERDPHAIIEGTLIAAYANQVTQAFIFVRGEFALGLERMQGALNEAYAHGAVGRDIFGSGFSVDVVLHPGAGAYIAGEETGLLESLEGKRAFPRIKPPYFPAAIGLYGEPTVVNNTETMANLPWIVQHGGHAFAALGQGSSTGTRLFALSGHVRRPGNYELEMAKTTFRDLIFAPVLGGGVRGGRQLKAFIPGGVSAPWFGPDQIDLPLSQDEVGKAGSMLGSGSVVVMDDQTCVVRAAWRIVRFFYRESCGQCTPCREGAGWIEKVVRRIEEGSGREQDLDLLLDVCDNISPGLSWPPQQTTICVLGPSIPSSIVWAIRMFRDEFLVHIKEGACPYG
- the nuoG gene encoding NADH-quinone oxidoreductase subunit NuoG encodes the protein MADTATDTLSIVVDGRPVEARPGEMVIAAAERAGTYIPRFCYHPRMRSVGMCRMCLVEIRGPRGYSLQPACFVAVADGQEVRTTSDKVKKAQDGVLEFLLINHPLDCPVCDKGGECPLQDQTLAYGPGESRFVEEKRHFAKPIAISSLVDLDRERCIQCDRCTRFATEHAGEPLINFIGRGDHIEVNTYPDHPFASYFSGNTVQICPVGALTATPYRFKARPWDLEQVESTCTSCAVGCRVVAQSSSNRLTRYLGVDSDPVNQSWLCDKGRFDFEAVNSDDRLTHPLVRKGDELAEVSWDEALSAAAEGLAGARERGGPQSIGVIGGARLPNEDAYAWAKLAKAVIGTDSVDAQLGDGLPAEVVLGLPRATIDQACSADALVLLAPDVREELPVLYLRLREAAVERGVPVIELTALPTAMTRYATVSLTYRPGDVAALARSLVAPDTTDGAGAGQDPLSVARGILRGRDGAGPGADGSGVVVVLGRPSVAEADDMMDEAAAALFGAWPEARFLPALRRSNVLGALDMGLAPGILPGRVSLDEGRAWYTAAWGAVPEERGLDSAGILSAAAEQRVGALVLLGADPLTDFPDRQLAQRGMAGAGFVVAVDAFLNESSGQADVILPAAIYAERPGTTTNLEGRISRLGQKLVGPGVTRPDWMIAAELAARLGGDLGTDTVEAIWDEVERVAPSHTGITRHLIGERRAADGIVAPIPSVPVRLEVGTGHPGGAPPVHSGATDTGAGSTQPPPGPIDPMATPGIGGIESQGIPNIAGAPRSADGAADAPEGANDADSASERPPLLRFTPAKPRPVPAPDSYALRLVTRRRLYDKGTLVQACPSLADLAPAPALRANPYDLDRLGVQTGGRVRVRAGQALVMEALADTDVPRGVAVVDLDLAEEGAEDLIDSARAVTDVRLETI
- the nuoH gene encoding NADH-quinone oxidoreductase subunit NuoH translates to MGDPLFSHGVDPWVFLIVAVKVIVAFVALLVSVLLMIWFERKVISDMQSRIGPNRAGPWGILQTMADGVKLFFKEGLRPDGSDRAVFYLAPYLAVVPAFVIFTIIPIGGVVTVFGHTTELQVADPQIGILLLLAMSSVAVYGLMLAGWASGSKYPLLGAVRASAQMVSYEAAMGLSTAAAVLITGSLSTRDIVESQNGSLYGFLPNWNVLRLGVVPFAIFFIAVTAEVNRPPFDLVEGEQELVGGFHTEYSSVRFALFFLAEFMNTITMSAIVVTLFFGGPDGPAPHFVRWLWPILWFVGKTIVFLYVYVWIRASLPRLRYDQLMDLGWKRLIPLSLFWLLVVAGMLIDSRWGFAVFGGGLVFGLMLYQALRVTRARAEGPDATPAVGPGGDFGPGGGVMP